GTCCGTTATTATTTTCATTATTTGTTCCACCAATGTTTCCTGTATTTTGTCCTATGCTTGAACTTTCGTTACTTCCAATATTTCCAGTAGTCTGATCTGGATTTTGAGATGATTGAGTTGAATGTGGTGGTGTTGGTGTTGATTGAGATGTCTGTGAGCCACTTCCCCCTCCGCCTCCGCCACAGCTAGATAGCATAGTAATCAAACTAATTAATAATAGTATTTTTTTCATTTTTTACCGCTACTTAATTTTAATTGATTAGATTACATCAATAATCCAAACAAATTTCATCTATTTTGTTAAATTACCATAAAAAGTAGCGCCTCCTTTTTTTTTTTAATTTTTATATTTTTGTAATCATTATAATTTTTCTTTTCACTTAAGTATACCACGAAAAAAGAAAAAAGCAATTAATTATAATTAATGGTTTAAAAAAATAGCAAGTATATATATTTTTTTATCTTTGAATAATAAATAATTAATTCATTAAAATTAAAAATATCAGGCAAATATTCCTGATATTTTTTAATATATATTTTATCTCCTTATTTTAGCTTAATCATTTTTCTTACTTAAAATTTCAAAAATAGCCGACATATCTTGTTCTCCATATCCTTCTTCTAAAGCTTCTGAATAACTTCTAGTTGTATCTTCAATTAGCGGTACAGTTTTTGCGTTTTTAGCTCCTTTTTCTACAAGTGGTAAAGTTTTATCAAAACTTCTATTGTAAACAGTTACATCAACAGAACCTTTTAATAAATTTTCTACCATAGGAGTTCCCATTTGCCCTAATCCTATCCAACCTATTTTAGCTATTATTTTATTTCTCCCTTCATAACTTTAACTAATAAATACACTTAACCAATCTAAATGTTCATTCATCATAAAATTTAGAAAAGTTTAAGCCAATATTTTTTCATTTATTTTATGAATTATCATATTTTAAATTTTTGATTATTCATAATAACATAATGAGATAAAAATATTAGAACATAATAAAATATTTTTATAAACAGACACAATTTTATATTTCTAAAAGTTTAAATTTA
This genomic stretch from Leptotrichia sp. oral taxon 218 harbors:
- a CDS encoding NAD(P)-binding domain-containing protein, whose translation is MIAKIGWIGLGQMGTPMVENLLKGSVDVTVYNRSFDKTLPLVEKGAKNAKTVPLIEDTTRSYSEALEEGYGEQDMSAIFEILSKKND